A segment of the Streptococcus dysgalactiae subsp. dysgalactiae genome:
GCTATGAGGCCAGAGCAATTATGGCAAGACATGCGAGAAATCTTTAGGGGCTTTGGAGATATAAAGAATCAAGCTGTATCTAGTCAGGCCGCTCAAAAACAGGTAGCCAAATTACAAGACTATATTAGCCAGAATCTTTATCCTTGTGAAATGGAGATATTAGAAAGTCTAGGGCTTATGTACGTTAGTGATCAGCGTTTCAAAGAGACAATAGATCAGATGGCAGGTATTGGGACAGCTACGTTTGTTAGTCGTGCCATTAGTCACTATTGTCAATCCTAAAAACTGGTTCTTTATTTGTTAGGTAAAAGGTCTATGACCAATCTTGCTATGAATCATTATTACCAAAGGAGACATCTTAATACTCCTTTGTTTTTTTGTTTAGCCATAATGGGACTAATCATTGAAAAAGAATTTCTATGAAATTCTACGAACTTGAGGAAGCTCCCTAATGTAAATGGGCAGTATTGTTATCGAAACTAAAAAGGAAAGATGATATCGTTTGTTATTATATTTAACAGGAATTAAGGTGAGAAAAAAGAAAAACTTGGTATTCCTGAGATTTCCCTGATAAACTAGTGAAAAGTTTTTACATCAGCGGCATACTTAACCGATAAAAAATTAACTAGTTAATAGTTTAAATATGATCTTTTAAAGGAGTATAAACAGTAACCATGAAACCAAAGAACATTTATTATGTTTAATGGGACTTGTCTTGGCCTGCCAATTAAGTTTGGCCGCTTGTTAGTCACAGGTTAAAACGGATAAGATAGCAGAACCTAAAAAGCATCAAACTCATAACAAACTAAGAAAACAAGTGCTTTTAGGAGCAAGAAGAGTGATAAAAAAGCCGGTGTTACTGGGATCGATAAGCCAACCGACGATGGTTTTTTATTGATAGATGAATCACAGATTGAAAGTAAAACGGCAACAGGAATTATCGTGAAACATGATGGTTATAGCCATTTTTTCTTCTATTCTGATTTAAAAGGAAGTAAGTGGGATTATTCAATTCCTAAAGGCTATAAAGATACTTTGCGCCAAGAAACGAGCTCAGCGGCGACATCAAAAGCAAGCACAACAGGTCATCACGGGAATGCACATGCTTCAGATGGTTATGTCTTTAATCCTAATGATATTGTGTCAGAAGATGCTAATGGTTCGTCATGGAAATCACTATCACTATATCTGGAAAAAAGGTTTGGGTGGAGACTGTTCGTCCAACAGTCCAGCAAGGGCCTCAACAAGCCTCCCCAACAAATAGTTCTCCTGCTCATCATAAGGATAACAAGCAACCAAATGGTTCTGAGAATGGTAACTATCATAATAATACTGGTTCTCAGCATAACCATGTGGATCAATTAGGGGCCTATAGGGTTAATGCGGAAGGAAAGAAAGAATTTTCTGGAATTCACTATGCAACAAGTGATGGTTTCTTATTTGATGGTAAGCACATTATCGGAAACACAGAGGATGGTCTGCTAGTGACTCATAATGGTCATAAAGAGGATGTTCATCTTGTTCCTTATTCGTAGTTAGTTGACAGTAAATGAGCGCATTTGATTCCAGAAGACAAGTGTCAATAGGCTGAAAAACATTATCATGGGGAAGCTTATGAAACTCCTAAAACACCTGAAAAAGAACAGGTGATGACAGGTGAAGATTTTGTCAATCAGGCTAAAGACCTTGATACAAAGTTACAACGGATTATTTTAGACAAAATAGAACGTGTTATCCGTACCAATGCTGGGCGTTCAAAAGAAGAATTGTTGCCATTAATTAAGATTGACTTGGAAAATAATATTTTTACCTATCCGCACGATGATCACAGTCATATGGAACCCATTGATGCTTATAAGCCATTCGGTAACAGGGATAAGATTTATGATTTTTTTGATTACAGTCTTTCAGGTAAACCAGAATTGGAAAAACACGATGTAATTGGACCAATTTTCACGAATACCAATAGTTCTCGTGAATTAGATAAGAAAAACTCTCAGAAACTCATCCAGAATTAAAAGAGTAAATTCTAGATATTAATAATTTTTTACGCCTTCAGTTTCTTAGCACAAGATAGCGGTGGTCAGAAAGGTTACGTCAAACAACCAGGCTCTCTTCGTGTTGGAAGTCAAGAGACCTAAGCTGTCACCTATCTCATCAAAAAAGAGCAAACGATTAACAACTTGAAAATAGAAGTGCTAACTCCTCTGGCTAAGGAGCAGTATTTCTTTTAAAAATGGTCAAGTCAGTTGCCGACACATGGTAAATTTGACAAAGGTTTGGTTCTCACAGCAGCCTTCCGTCATGATAAGCATAAAAATACCTAAGCTTTCTTTACAAGAGATCCTAAAAATTTAGACGTGAATATTGGGGGGTATTCCGTGGTGAATTTCACAATGCTAAATTATGGGAAATTAAACTATAAAGGTAACTCGCTTGCCGGCTTCAGTTTCCGGGTAGGTAATGATTTAACATGGAAGAGTGTTCTAGATAGTGGTTTCATTTTTCCGACACCTGTTCCAAATAATGTTAGTATTGAATTTATTCATTGGGGAAGATCAGTAGCTTCTCCAGAAGGAGAAGCTGTCAATAATAAAGTCGAGGCAAGTATTTTCTTGGCTAAATTTGGTCTAAAACGTAATCTTGGGGCGTATGTTCCAAGTGATGCTAAGAATCCGACTAAGGCTGATGATCCAAAACACTTGTACCCGAATAGTGTGACAGATCCTTATGATGAGTCAAAATACATGACCATTATAATCGATGCAGGTGAACACGCAACATTGCGGACACATCCTAAGGAGAGTCGTCAATTAGCGTTTGTAATGCGCCAAGGAACAACATGGAATGAATTTGCCAAAACCTTGGTAAATATAGCAGTGATTCCTGAAAAAGGCTCTGACAAGGTTCAGCCTGGCTGTTTACAAGGAAATAGTGGTTGAACAGACGTCTGATAAGGACAAAAAACGTCTCAAGACAACTGGTTGGATGGATTCATAGAAGCTGATGATAAAGATACTCAAGTAAAAGCAGATGGTGCTAAACCAAGGAAGGAAGCAGAGGCTGAAAAACCAGTAGGACCAAAATCAGAAACCAATAGTCCAGAAAAGGCTGATAAAGAACCTCAAAATGCGACTCCTATTAGTCCATTAACTGATTGGGAAAAACCTAACAAATGGGACTTAGGGGGTGACGAGCCAGTATCTTGAGAACTTGCATCATTACCTCCTGTATCTGAAGATGACGGAGATGATTTATTACCTTAATTCCTAAGAAATGGTTATGTTAACAGATCCTTAAAAAGAAAACTCTGCCAGAACATTGATCGTTCTGAGCGAGGTTTCTTTTGTGTTTTTCCTTGAAAGTTCTTTCTTTTTGAAAGGTAAACCTATATAATGAATATAGGTAACAATTAAAAGGAGACTAAAAGTGAATAAAACAGCAGCTTTAGCTATTTTGACAAGTGGAGCAGATTGATGGCAATATTACGCCCAAGCTATCTTAGTAAAGCAGCAGAAGTCAGGCAACCGTATTCGATTAAATACGTTTTTAAATGCCAAAAGTGGTCTTTGTTCAGAAGATTGTGGGTATTGTGCCCAATCAAAGAAGAGTAAAGCACCTGTTAATCGCTATGGGCTTTTGCCAAAAGATGAGATTATTCGTAAGGCCCTAATTGCTAAGAAAAATAAATCAAGCGTTTTTTGCATTGCTTTGAGTGGTACACGACCTACAACGAGAGAAATTGCCCTTTTATGTGATGCGATTCAAGAAATCAAACACGCTATGGACATGGAAATTTGTCTCTCCATTGGTCTGGTGACTAAAGAACAGATTCAACTCCTAAAAGAGGCTGGGGTTGACCGATTGAACCATAACATTAATACCCCTCGTGAGAATTATGATAAGATTACCACGACACATACCTATCAAGACCGCGTGGATATCCTTGAAATGCTTAATGAAATAGGGGTAGACACTTGTTCAGGTTTTATTTGTGGTATGGGTGAAACGGACCAGCAATTGGTAGATATGGCCTTTGAGCTAAAGGCTTTAGGACCTTATTCTGTTCCAGTTAATTTTTTACTGCCTATCGATGGGACAAAATTAGAGGGGCATCACCAACTAACACCAACAAAATGCCTAAAAATCCTAGTCATGCTCCGCTTATTATTTCCTGAAACAGAGTTGCGAGTTAGTGCAGGTCGTGAATACCATCTGGGGGAACTCCAACAAATGGCCTTGTTAATTGTAGATTCTATCTTTTTAGGGAATTACCTGACTGAAAAGGGAGCAGACATTTCAGACGATCAAAAGATGATTGATCAGTTAGGTTTAGCTGTTGAGGGAGTTTGTTAGGTCTAGCAATTGACTTGTTAGTTACAACCTATTACGGTGTATTGCCTGCCTTGGAATTCTTAATTTACTATCTTTTTTGAAAGTGCTATAATAAGAGAGTTAAGATTCCTTTCGACTGAGTAGGTTGGAAAAGAAGACTATTAAATTTGTTATTAAGAGGAGACTAAAATGGGACGTAAGTGGGCAAATATTGTTGCTAAGAAAACGGCTAAAGATGGAGCAACTTCAAAAGTTTATGCTAAGTTTGGTGTGGAAATTTATGTGGCTGCCAAACAAGGTGATCCAGATCCAGAGCTAAACACAGCCCTTAAATTTGTTATTGATCGTGCGAAACAGGCACAAGTTCCAAAACACGTTATCGATAAAGCTATTGAGAAAGCAAAAGGTAATACAGATGAAACCTTCGTTGAGGGTCGCTACGAAGGCTTTGGACCAAATGGTTCAATGATCATTGTGGATACCCTAACGTCAAATGTTAACCGTACGGCTGCCAATGTCCGCACAGCTTATGGTAAAAACGGAGGGAACATGGGGGCTGCTGGTTCAGTATCTTACATGTTTGATAAAAAAGGGGTTATCGTTTTTGCAGGAGACGATGCTGACAGTATCTTTGAACTGTTACTAGAAGCAGATGTTGAAGTTGATGATGTTGAGGCAGAAGAAGGAACAATCACTGTTTACACTGCTCCAACAGATCTTCATAAGGCTATCTTGGCTCTTCGTGAATCAGGTATTGCTGAATTCCAAGTCACAGAGCTTGAAATGATTCCTCAATCAGAAGTAACGCTTGAAGGTGATGATTTTGCGACTTTTGAAAAATTAGTAGACGCTTTGGAATCTGACGATGATGTTCAAAAAGTTTACCATAACGTTGCAGATTTTTAATCTAAACAAGCAAAGGAAGAGCTGAAAATGGATTTCGGCTCTTTTTGAAACGTTATCTAAGAAACTGTTGCTAAAAAGATGTTAGGTTATTTGCTTTATTCATAAAAAAGGTAATAGCAAAAGTGTATCAGCTTGATAGGAATTAATTATTAGTTAACTCTAATTAAAAATGGTAAACTAGATACAAGAACAAAAAGGAGAGATAGGATGATTAAAAAACAATATTTAGGAATGGCAACAATTGCCCTAGCATCAACCCTTGTGCTAGCAGCTTGTGGGTCATCAAAAACAGCTGAGTCAGGAAATCAGGGGAGTTCTAAAGAAGTCCTATTTGCAACGGTTGGAACAACAGCTCCCTTTTCTTATGAAAAAGATGGTCAACTAACTGGTTACGATATTGAGGTGGCTAAAGCAGTCTTTAAAGGATCGGATGATTACAAGGTGTCCTTTAAGAAAACAGAATGGTCTTCTATCTTTACAGGTTTGGACTCAGGAAAATACCAAATGGGTGGTAACAATATTTCCTTTACCAAAGAGCGTTCAGCTAAATACCTCTTTTCCTATCCAATCGGCTCAACACCGTCTGTTTTAGTTGTTCCAAAAGATAGTGATATCAAATCTTATGATGATATTGAGGGGCATTCTACTCAAGTCGTTCAAGGAACAACCAGTGTTGCCCAGCTAGAAGCCTTTAATAAGGAACACAGTGACAAACCGGTTACTCTAAAATTCACCAATGAGAACATTACCCAGATATTAACCAATTTAAGTGAAGGCAAGGCAGACTTCAAGATTTTTGACGC
Coding sequences within it:
- a CDS encoding pneumococcal-type histidine triad protein; protein product: MEITITISGKKVWVETVRPTVQQGPQQASPTNSSPAHHKDNKQPNGSENGNYHNNTGSQHNHVDQLGAYRVNAEGKKEFSGIHYATSDGFLFDGKHIIGNTEDGLLVTHNGHKEDVHLVPYS
- a CDS encoding YebC/PmpR family DNA-binding transcriptional regulator, yielding MGRKWANIVAKKTAKDGATSKVYAKFGVEIYVAAKQGDPDPELNTALKFVIDRAKQAQVPKHVIDKAIEKAKGNTDETFVEGRYEGFGPNGSMIIVDTLTSNVNRTAANVRTAYGKNGGNMGAAGSVSYMFDKKGVIVFAGDDADSIFELLLEADVEVDDVEAEEGTITVYTAPTDLHKAILALRESGIAEFQVTELEMIPQSEVTLEGDDFATFEKLVDALESDDDVQKVYHNVADF
- the bioB gene encoding biotin synthase BioB; its protein translation is MLVKQQKSGNRIRLNTFLNAKSGLCSEDCGYCAQSKKSKAPVNRYGLLPKDEIIRKALIAKKNKSSVFCIALSGTRPTTREIALLCDAIQEIKHAMDMEICLSIGLVTKEQIQLLKEAGVDRLNHNINTPRENYDKITTTHTYQDRVDILEMLNEIGVDTCSGFICGMGETDQQLVDMAFELKALGPYSVPVNFLLPIDGTKLEGHHQLTPTKCLKILVMLRLLFPETELRVSAGREYHLGELQQMALLIVDSIFLGNYLTEKGADISDDQKMIDQLGLAVEGVC
- a CDS encoding amino acid ABC transporter substrate-binding protein, which gives rise to MIKKQYLGMATIALASTLVLAACGSSKTAESGNQGSSKEVLFATVGTTAPFSYEKDGQLTGYDIEVAKAVFKGSDDYKVSFKKTEWSSIFTGLDSGKYQMGGNNISFTKERSAKYLFSYPIGSTPSVLVVPKDSDIKSYDDIEGHSTQVVQGTTSVAQLEAFNKEHSDKPVTLKFTNENITQILTNLSEGKADFKIFDAPTVNTIINNQGLDNLKTIELTSIEQPFIYFIFSQDQEKLQSFVNKRIKELTADGTLSKLAKEHLGGDYVPSDKELKLPKAN